gtgtactaatgataaaaatatccctcataaGACGCATAAAGGAGCATGAAGCACATAGAGAGGCGTAgaatattttggtcataatatcccTTATGTAGtataagatgtacaaaaatgatgtacatgtaaTATGATTcccattaaaaaaaagtaaatcacATATATGAGATTTTGTCtcattttgtaaaataaagatcAAATTCACGTATCATCAAACTGCCATCAATATATCGCTTATTTGATGACTCGATCTACATCTTAGAAGCATGTTCCATGAGAGATAATTATGTTggtatgaaataattaaaaaaaaatggaaccaGATCTACCCTATCAACTGTAGCAAGAACAACTTTcctatataattttattttattttccaaacctctattatttttactgaaaaagtcaaaaaaaaagggagaaaattaaTGACGGTGATGTGAAGTGTCCACTTCCCTATCACCTGCTGAGGATGAATCTACAAAATGTGTGTTGAAATCTCACCCACCCATCACTCTCCTCACGCCCTTAAGAACGGCAGCCCAACTCATCCCTTTTGCCCCCACATCCctggagcaagaagaagaggaataagaagaagaaccaaCGACGAACACGAGAGTACCCATCTGAGAAaaaaagaggaggaagaagaaaagagccTGATAACCAGTACCCGGCTCAGATCCAAACCCAATTCCATTTCTCGGTCATGGGTTTTCCGGCCAACGGAGCTTCCGATAAGCCCCTCAAGTTCCTGATCTACGGCCGCACGGGCTGGATCGGCGGCCTTCTTGGCAAGCTCTGCGAGGCCCAGGGTATCGAGTATGTGTACGGGTCGGGTCGCCTCGAGGACCGTAGATCCCTCGAGGCCGACCTCGCCGCCGTCAACCCCACCCATGTCTTCAACGCCGCCGGCGTCACGGGCCGCCCCAACGTCGACTGGTGTGAGTCCCACAAGGTCGAGACTATTCGGACCAACGTCGTCGGAACCTTAACGCTCGCTGATGTCTGCCTGAGCAAGGGCCTCATCTTGATCAACTACGCCACCGGCTGCATCTTCGAGTACGACTCGGCGCATCCCCTCGGGTCGGGGGTCGGGTTCAAGGAGGAGGATACTCCCAATTTCACCGGCTCCTTCTATTCGAAGACCAAGGCCATGGTGAGTTCgattcattttaattctaatttcaaTACAATTGGATCTTGGcattaaaattttgatgattatgaTGGTTAATTTGCCATTGTCATTCAAGATCCAGGTTTTTGCTTCTTTTGCCGGGTCAGGAAATCATCTGGATTTCGATTACTTATTGGTTTTGGCTCTAGATGCCTATACTAATCTTTTATTGCTTATTAATTTAATAGGATTTAGGTGGCATGTCTTAGATCtgtggttttggttttggatttgttaatttttttcaatgctaaACAAACAAAATGGGTACAGAATGATGTAACTGATGGATTTATCACTTTAATGCATAATGCCATTGAAGTGCTTAAATTTTGAGAACTCCAATGAACATTATTCAGTTATAGTCCGAGGTTTTCTGTGAATATTCTGGACGGAGGTCTTGTGATTACGTGTCAATGGCATTTCAGTCAGTTTCTTGAGTGAAGGGTCAGGTTTCAAGGATCTAATGTGCTTAATCTTTAATATACCTAAGCATAATCAGGTTGGGAATAAAATCTTGACTTGAAATATTTGATAGATCTGGCTTAATGGGTTGAATTGAGTATTTGGTATGTGTACCATTCCATGATACGAGATAGAATGTGTAGAGTATATGATCTTGCCtttgaatttgttttctttgacaaagattgttttttttttttttcctgtcaACTGCgagtttcaatttttatattcgGCTAGTTTGCATTTTTCTCAAGTGTGGAGGTTGATGTGTGATTGTGTGCTCTTACATATTCTAAATTGGGCTTGGTAGGCTATATGTTTCGACAACAAGTAAAAAGGAATTTTTTCAATTAGATTTGAAGTTTATGCGAGATTACTTAAGGGATCCAATTAATTGGGGCTGAAATAAAACTTATACCAAAGCATTTTAGGTGTTTGTCTGTTTGATTAGCTTGCTTCCCTTGTAAGCTTGTTTTAGCTCAGTGTGGCTTGTATAACAGCCCTTaaattgttttatatatattttataattttttctttaaattctataatttctttgCTAGGACTTGTGAATCTGGTGGTTTTATGGTTCAGCAACAATTTTTGTTGTAGAAAAGTCATTTAACGTTAAAAATGCATCCTCTATGTTTGAACAAGTGTGCGACGAAGAATACAATACATTCATGTAACCTTGTAAAGTTGCCAAATAAATGTTACCCTTAGTCCATgacattttgtttttgattatCAATCTATACCAACTGAAACagacaacaataacaacatgaGGCCTTAATTTTGCTGTGGAGCCCACCTGCATAGACTGTAACTCATTAATCATCTTACAACTTAAGCAGCTTGAAAAGATTTAAAGT
The Diospyros lotus cultivar Yz01 chromosome 12, ASM1463336v1, whole genome shotgun sequence DNA segment above includes these coding regions:
- the LOC127787729 gene encoding bifunctional dTDP-4-dehydrorhamnose 3,5-epimerase/dTDP-4-dehydrorhamnose reductase; this translates as MGFPANGASDKPLKFLIYGRTGWIGGLLGKLCEAQGIEYVYGSGRLEDRRSLEADLAAVNPTHVFNAAGVTGRPNVDWCESHKVETIRTNVVGTLTLADVCLSKGLILINYATGCIFEYDSAHPLGSGVGFKEEDTPNFTGSFYSKTKAMVEELLKNYENVCTLRVRMPISSDLSNPRNFITKITRYEKVVNIPNSMTILDELLPISIEMAKRNLTGIYNFTNPGVVSHNEILEMYRDYIDPNFSWKNFTLEEQAKVIVAPRSNNELDTTKLKQEFPELLSIKESLIKYVFKPNQKTPAA